One Malaclemys terrapin pileata isolate rMalTer1 chromosome 7, rMalTer1.hap1, whole genome shotgun sequence genomic region harbors:
- the DRAP1 gene encoding dr1-associated corepressor isoform X1: protein MPSKKKKYNARFPPARIKKIMQTDEEIGKVAAAVPVIISRALELFLESLLRKACQVTQSRNAKTMTTSHLKQCIELEQQFDFLKDLVASVPDMQGDVEDNHAEGEKVSRRGRKPGSGRKNGGTGSKGKDPKQSGTDSEQEEDSEDSESDGEEETSQSTPPSRPTTHFPSSPAPYLHFTCPPQSTMAMPVSVPPALPAMMPSAPAPPAPAQDEEEEDYDS, encoded by the exons ATGCCGAGCAAAAAAAAGAAATACAACGCGCGCTTCCCGCCG GCCCGGATCAAGAAGATCATGCAGACGGATGAGGAGATTGGGAAGGTGGCCGCTGCCGTCCCTGTCATTATAT CCCGGGCGCTGGAGCTCTTCCTGGAGTCGCTCCTCAGGAAGGCCTGTCAGGTGACACAGTCCAGAAATGCCAAGACCATGACCACCTCCCACCT GAAGCAGTGCATAGAGCTGGAGCAGCAGTTCGACTTCCTCAAGGATCTGGTGGCCTCGGTGCCTGACATGCAGGGAGATGTGGAGGATAACCACGCTGAGGGCGAGAAGGTCTCCAGGAG GGGCCGGAAGCCGGGCAGTGGGCGGAAGAACGGCGGCACTGGCAGCAAAGGAAAGGACCCAAAGCAGTCAGGCACGGACTCCGAGCAGGAG GAGGATTCTGAGGACAGCGAGagtgatggggaggaggagacgTCCCAGTCCACGCCCCCCAGCCGCCCCACCACCCACTTCCCCAG ctctccGGCGCCATATTTGCACTTCACCTGCCCCCCACAGTCCACCATGGCCATGCCCGTCTccgtgcccccggccctgcctgccatgATGCCCTCTGCGCcagcaccccccgccccagcgcaggacgaggaggaggaagattaTGACTCGTAG
- the DRAP1 gene encoding dr1-associated corepressor isoform X2: MPSKKKKYNARFPPARIKKIMQTDEEIGKVAAAVPVIISRALELFLESLLRKACQVTQSRNAKTMTTSHLGRKPGSGRKNGGTGSKGKDPKQSGTDSEQEEDSEDSESDGEEETSQSTPPSRPTTHFPSSPAPYLHFTCPPQSTMAMPVSVPPALPAMMPSAPAPPAPAQDEEEEDYDS; the protein is encoded by the exons ATGCCGAGCAAAAAAAAGAAATACAACGCGCGCTTCCCGCCG GCCCGGATCAAGAAGATCATGCAGACGGATGAGGAGATTGGGAAGGTGGCCGCTGCCGTCCCTGTCATTATAT CCCGGGCGCTGGAGCTCTTCCTGGAGTCGCTCCTCAGGAAGGCCTGTCAGGTGACACAGTCCAGAAATGCCAAGACCATGACCACCTCCCACCT GGGCCGGAAGCCGGGCAGTGGGCGGAAGAACGGCGGCACTGGCAGCAAAGGAAAGGACCCAAAGCAGTCAGGCACGGACTCCGAGCAGGAG GAGGATTCTGAGGACAGCGAGagtgatggggaggaggagacgTCCCAGTCCACGCCCCCCAGCCGCCCCACCACCCACTTCCCCAG ctctccGGCGCCATATTTGCACTTCACCTGCCCCCCACAGTCCACCATGGCCATGCCCGTCTccgtgcccccggccctgcctgccatgATGCCCTCTGCGCcagcaccccccgccccagcgcaggacgaggaggaggaagattaTGACTCGTAG
- the C7H11orf68 gene encoding UPF0696 protein C11orf68 homolog, which translates to MSDQDDGDMGKGGAFSAEHLAAESMAADMDPWVVFDARKTPRAEFEEWLQTYQPSRVSRFGDPERRTEPVGWIAIYGPNYCPESGDVVGLQEAWERLQISGRHVTFDTIRELALNHCVLTGKWLMHLDTGFKVDHAWSGIARSVLEGHFGVAKVSPCYPNSDRKHVICIYTDDFTDEEKVMDADAAIRGTGVKCLLSYKPDVYTYLGIYRDNRWHLCPTIYESKFDLECIPRRSRIINKVSNTEVT; encoded by the coding sequence ATGTCAGACCAGGACGATGGTGatatggggaagggaggggccttCTCGGCCGAGCACCTGGCCGCTGAGTCCATGGCAGCCGACATGGACCCCTGGGTGGTGTTTGATGCACGAAAGACCCCACGGGCCGAGTTCGAGGAGTGGCTGCAGACCTACCAGCCCTCGCGGGTGTCTCGTTTTGGGGACCCTGAGCGCCGCACTGAGCCTGTGGGCTGGATTGCCATCTATGGTCCAAACTACTGTCCAGAGTCAGGTGATGTGGTGGGGCTGCAGGAGGCCTGGGAGCGGCTCCAGATCAGTGGGCGCCATGTCACCTTCGACACTATCCGCGAGCTGGCACTCAACCACTGCGTCCTTACCGGCAAGTGGCTGATGCACCTGGACACCGGCTTCAAGGTGGACCATGCCTGGAGTGGCATCGCCCGCTCCGTGTTGGAGGGGCACTTTGGGGTGGCCAAAgtcagcccctgctaccccaacTCGGACCGCAAGCATGTCATCTGCATCTACACAGATGACTTCACCGACGAGGAGAAGGTGATGGATGCGGACGCTGCCATCCGGGGCACTGGCGTCAAGTGCCTGCTCTCCTACAAGCCCGATGTCTACACCTACCTAGGCATCTACCGGGACAATCGCTGGCATCTCTGCCCCACCATCTACGAGAGCAAGTTCGACCTAGAGTGCATCCCCCGTCGCTCCCGTATCATCAACAAAGTCAGCAACACTGAGGTGACTTAG